Proteins co-encoded in one Pelobates fuscus isolate aPelFus1 chromosome 5, aPelFus1.pri, whole genome shotgun sequence genomic window:
- the PYCR1 gene encoding pyrroline-5-carboxylate reductase 1, mitochondrial, giving the protein MSVGFIGAGQLTYALVRGFTVAGVLAAHKITASSPDTDLPTVSGLRKIGINFTTSNKDTVKNSDVLFLAVKPHIIPFVLDEIGSDIEDRHVVVSCAAGVTISSIEKKLSFFNPAPKVIRCMTNTPVIVREGATVYATGTHAEVEDGKLLEQLMGSVGFCTEVEEDLIDAVTGLSGSGPAYAFTALDALADGGVKMGLPRRLAVRLGAQAMLGAAKMLLESEEHPGQLKDNVCSPGGATIHALHFLESGGFRSLLINAVEASCIRTRELQYMADQEKIPAGSIKKTTLSKVQQESPSVSTAAQGAKVSLFNNKYPSGLKKF; this is encoded by the exons ATGAGTGTTGGCTTTATCGGGGCTGGCCAGCTGACCTATGCCCTCGTAAGGGGCTTCACTGTGGCAG GAGTGTTAGCTGCTCACAAGATTACAGCGAGCTCTCCTGATACCGACCTTCCAACCGTGTCTGGATTAAGG AAGATTGGAATAAACTTCACCACCAGCAACAAGGATACAGTGAAGAATAGTGACGTGCTCTTCCTGGCTGTCAAACCTCACATCATCCCCTTCGTGCTGGATGAAATTGGCTCTGATATTGAGGACCGTCACGTGGTTGTGTCCTGTGCTGCTGGCGTAACCATAAGCTCTATTGAGAAG AAGCTCAGTTTCTTCAACCCAGCTCCAAAAGTGATCCGGTGTATGACGAATACTCCTGTTATTGTGAGAGAGGGGGCCACAGTTTATGCCACAGGAACCCATGCCGAGGTGGAGGATGGGAAGTTGTTGGAGCAGTTGATGGGGAGCGTTGGGTTTTGCACGGAGGTCGAAGAAGATCTGATTGATGCCGTTACTGGACTTAGTGGAAGTGGTCCTGCTTAC GCCTTCACAGCCCTGGATGCTCTTGCAGATGGTGGGGTTAAGATGGGTCTTCCTAGACGGCTTGCGGTTCGTCTTGGTGCTCAGGCAATGCTG ggTGCTGCAAAAATGCTTCTGGAGTCAGAGGAACACCCGGGACAGCTGAAGGACAATGTGTGCTCTCCTGGTGGAGCCACCATCCATGCTCTGCACTTTTTAGAGAGTGGAGGATTCCGCTCACTTCTTATCAATGCTGTAGAAGCCTCTTGTATAAGGACAAG GGAGCTCCAGTATATGGCTGACCAAGAGAAGATCCCTGCGGGTTCAATTAAGAAGACCACATTAAGCAAAGTGCAGCAGGAGTCCCCCTCTGTCTCAACTGCAGCCCAGGGAGCTAAAGTCAGTCTGTTTAACAACAAGTACCCCAGTGGGTTAAAAAAGTTTTGA